A single Primulina eburnea isolate SZY01 chromosome 11, ASM2296580v1, whole genome shotgun sequence DNA region contains:
- the LOC140804970 gene encoding probable UDP-3-O-acylglucosamine N-acyltransferase 2, mitochondrial, protein MAIRARKLVTHLDTFSIPMLYFRSFTERNGPRPLFVLRPTSSRCHSSSCQSHSNPKFEADAKISYQEFRKWCNGGGTFNESASIDPTAVIEIGAIVHSESVIGANVYIGSGTIVGPAVRVGQSTKIGYNVVLTNCTIGDFGVIHSGICIGQDGFGFFVNEQGDMMKKPQSLKARIGNHVEIGSNTCIDRGSWRDTVIGDHSKIDNLVQIGHNVVIGENCMICGQVGIAGSVTIGDYVTLGGRVAIRDHVCITSKVRLAANSCVTKNINKSGDYGGFPAIPIREWRKQVVATRRTSNLRNSSFLSDSE, encoded by the exons ATGGCGATTCGGGCGCGAAAATTAGTCACTCATCTCGACACTTTCTCTATTCCCATGCTCTATTTTCGAAGCTTTACTGAACGCAATGGCCCTAGACCCCTTTTCGTCTTAAGGCCTACATCAAGCCGGTGTCACTCTTCAAGTTGTCAGAGTCATTCAAATCCCAA ATTTGAAGCTGATGCTAAGATCAGCTATCAAGAGTTTCGAAAATGGTGCAATGGAGGTGGCACCTTTAATGAATCTGCTTCCATCGATCCAACTGCTGTAATTGAAATAGGTGCAATAGTTCATTCAGAATCTGTTATAGGAGCGAATGTTTACATTGGGTCAGGAACAATTGTTGGACCTGCGGTTAGAGTTGGCCAATCAACAAAAATAGG GTATAATGTTGTGCTTACTAATTGCACAATTGGTGATTTTGGTGTTATTCACAGTGGCATTTGCATAGGTCAAGATG GTTTTGGGTTTTTTGTCAATGAACAAGGCGACATGATGAAGAAGCCTCAA AGCTTGAAAGCAAGGATAGGAAACCATGTGGAAATAGGCTCAAATACTTGCATTGACAGGGGCAG CTGGCGAGATACAGTAATTGGAGATCACTCGAAGATAGATAATTTGGTGCAG ATAGGCCACAATGTAGTGATCGGAGAAAATTGTATGATCTGTGGACAAGTTGGTATTGCGGGTTCAGTGAC GATAGGAGACTACGTGACATTAGGTGGAAGGGTTGCAATTCGCGATCATGTCTGCATCACATCGAAG GTCAGATTAGCTGCTAATAGCTGCGTCACCAAGAACATCAATAAATCAGGAGACTACGGTGGCTTCCCTGCT ATTCCAATTCGAGAATGGCGAAAACAAGTTGTTGCCACCCGCCGAACTTCAAACTTGAGAAATTCAAGTTTTCTTTCTGACTCAGAATAA